In Oryza glaberrima chromosome 8, OglaRS2, whole genome shotgun sequence, the following are encoded in one genomic region:
- the LOC127783360 gene encoding uncharacterized protein LOC127783360 isoform X1, whose translation MAAKSKPSKISIFGAKAGFLIPKNKLPGSLVARSSSNAKNESPTASSSSAASSNSKSKEDNNNNSTQRNTKWGPDLTLDPAVRKSRASAYQSRLEQITKELISGSLEISENEGSISTARGSNSDGANNEKENVQGMVELLELERREIIGEILHLNPGYKAPEDYKPLLKETKIPLPTKTYPGHNIIGVLMGPESNAQKRLQEETGAKIRVYGIKRTNGEKSEIRQADIGEVQGAYEDLYINVSADTHDKVDAATALIELLLTPVSINSRAIEANATVSSAVSSGGADLADLRQVQNNSSQPGFLQYQSHDAHWLSTSQANAPPIPSSEPPPSALPNNSFPLQPPGGSLSTLSYTGPPPLMNIMPRNPLPIPGPQPLVSNAQQPPLQFQANPSIGPPFGRPPGIVSPQLTPSSTLPRSVRPLQTPHASGGWLNFSSVPVQSQRPSPAFMPVRPPISVSPLVSSPQLEGAAVPSFPRQSNISTSYGTQHHPSGASFAPSATMPSIPPGAPQLSPQGPSSMPVLSSPAGLTTQPPYPLPMQMRPPMATPAQMRGPPSPFPQAGPTPGMPPAGGFGVPGSGNMTAMRPPRPSSGDFTFRPLVSASPTPELGASGSQVPLFHPGNQRPPMARVEGFQRPIDMGHQGRAYATGPPHPHQHPHSHAHFGGGGFLPRNPAASALQSAGTRGFVGAFPLPPAAVEAQRPFHVLAQAQQKPIYDPFVPSGAVMSGGPGGGGGRKRKTEDDKAEYEDLMASVGVK comes from the exons ATGGCCGCAAAATCGAAACCCTCCAAGATCTCCATTTTCGGGGCCAAAGCTGGATTTCTCATACCCAAGAACAAGCTCCCTGGCTCACTCGTTGCCCGTTCCAGTTCCAACGCGAAGAATGAATCACCtactgcttcttcttcttctgctgcttcCTCCAACTCCAAGTCCAAGGAAGACAACAACAACAACTCTACTCAAAGAAACACTAAATGGGGCCCGGATCTCACCCTGGATCCTGCCGTCAGAAAATCCAGAGCTTCGGCCTACCAG AGTCGACTGGAGCAAATTACCAAGGAGCTGATATCGGGATCCCTGGAGATAAGTGAAAATGAAGGCTCGATATCTACTGCAAGGGGCTCAAACTCTGATGGTGCTAACAATGAGAAAGAGAATGTG CAGGGAATGGTTGAGCTCTTGGAACTTGAAAGAAGAGAAATTATTG GTGAAATACTCCATTTAAATCCAGGATATAAGGCTCCTGAAGACTACAAGCCTTTACTCAAGGAAACAAAAATCCCTTTACCT ACAAAAACATATCCAGGGCATAATATAATTGGAGTTCTTATGGGACCTGAGAGCAATGCCCAGAAGCGACTACAGGAA GAAACCGGAGCTAAAATACGAGTATATGGGATTAAGAGAACCAACGGAGAGAAG AGTGAGATTCGCCAAGCAGACATAGGTGAAGTGCAAGGTGCTTATGAAGACCTGTACATAAATGTCTCAGCTGACACTCATGACAAAGTAGATGCTGCGACTGCACTGATTGAGCTGCTTCTTACTCCTGTCTCT ATAAATTCAAGGGCTATTGAAGCAAATGCTACTGTTTCATCAGCAGTTAGCTCAGGCGGTGCAGATTTAGCTGACCTGCGGCAGGTGCAGAACAACAGTTCTCAGCCAGGTTTTCTTCAGTACCAATCACATGATGCTCACTGGCTATCTACTTCCCAAGCCAATGCTCCACCAATTCCTTCCTCTGAGCCTCCGCCGAGTGCATTACCTAACAATTCTTTTCCGCTTCAGCCTCCTGGCGGTTCTTTGAGTACGCTTTCATACACAGGACCACCACCTCTTATGAATATCATGCCAAGAAACCCATTGCCTATTCCTGGACCTCAGCCATTGGTGTCAAACGCTCAACAACCTCCGCTTCAATTCCAAGCAAACCCCTCAATTGGGCCTCCCTTTGGTAGACCCCCTGGAATTGTAAGCCCGCAACTAACTCCATCTTCCACATTGCCGCGGTCTGTTAGACCTCTTCAAACACCCCATGCATCTGGAGGATGGCTAAATTTTTCTTCTGTTCCAGTGCAATCTCAGAGGCCTTCACCAGCTTTTATGCCAGTGAGACCTCCTATTTCCGTGTCTCCTCTTGTTTCAAGTCCACAGCTGGAAGGTGCCGCTGTTCCATCGTTTCCTCGTCAATCAAATATCTCCACGAGCTATGGCACTCAGCATCATCCATCAGGCGCAAGCTTTGCACCTTCAGCAACAATGCCTTCCATACCTCCTGGTGCCCCCCAATTGTCACCTCAGGGTCCTTCCTCAATGCCAGTGCTGTCGTCTCCTGCTGGGTTAACAACACAGCCACCTTATCCGCTGCCGATGCAAATGCGTCCTCCCATGGCAACACCTGCTCAAATGAGAGGCCCGCCTTCACCTTTCCCTCAGGCTGGGCCAACTCCTGGCATGCCACCTGCTGGCGGGTTTGGTGTGCCTGGTTCTGGAAACATGACCGCTATGAGGCCACCACGCCCAAGCAGCGGTGATTTTACCTTTCGGCCTCTTGTGTCAGCTTCACCAACACCAGAGCTTGGAGCATCAGGCAGTCAAGTGCCATTATTCCATCCTGGCAACCAGAGACCACCTATGGCGCGAGTTGAAGGTTTCCAAAGGCCTATTGATATGGGTCATCAGGGCCGGGCGTATGCCACTGGTCCACCGCATCCACATCAACATCCACATTCACATGCACACTTTGGTGGTGGAGGCTTCCTCCCAAGGAATCCAGCTGCATCTGCGCTTCAATCGGCAGGGACAAGGGGGTTTGTTGGAGCTTTCCCTCTCCCGCCAGCGGCAGTTGAAGCACAACGGCCGTTTCATGTGTTGGCACAAGCACAACAGAAGCCAATATACGATCCATTTGTGCCGAGTGGTGCAGTAATGTCAGGAGGacctggaggtggaggaggaagaaaaaggaaGACGGAGGATGACAAGGCTGAGTACGAGGATCTCATGGCGTCCGTTGGTGTCAAGTGA
- the LOC127783360 gene encoding uncharacterized protein LOC127783360 isoform X2 translates to MAAKSKPSKISIFGAKAGFLIPKNKLPGSLVARSSSNAKNESPTASSSSAASSNSKSKEDNNNNSTQRNTKWGPDLTLDPAVRKSRASAYQSRLEQITKELISGSLEISENEGSISTARGSNSDGANNEKENVGMVELLELERREIIGEILHLNPGYKAPEDYKPLLKETKIPLPTKTYPGHNIIGVLMGPESNAQKRLQEETGAKIRVYGIKRTNGEKSEIRQADIGEVQGAYEDLYINVSADTHDKVDAATALIELLLTPVSINSRAIEANATVSSAVSSGGADLADLRQVQNNSSQPGFLQYQSHDAHWLSTSQANAPPIPSSEPPPSALPNNSFPLQPPGGSLSTLSYTGPPPLMNIMPRNPLPIPGPQPLVSNAQQPPLQFQANPSIGPPFGRPPGIVSPQLTPSSTLPRSVRPLQTPHASGGWLNFSSVPVQSQRPSPAFMPVRPPISVSPLVSSPQLEGAAVPSFPRQSNISTSYGTQHHPSGASFAPSATMPSIPPGAPQLSPQGPSSMPVLSSPAGLTTQPPYPLPMQMRPPMATPAQMRGPPSPFPQAGPTPGMPPAGGFGVPGSGNMTAMRPPRPSSGDFTFRPLVSASPTPELGASGSQVPLFHPGNQRPPMARVEGFQRPIDMGHQGRAYATGPPHPHQHPHSHAHFGGGGFLPRNPAASALQSAGTRGFVGAFPLPPAAVEAQRPFHVLAQAQQKPIYDPFVPSGAVMSGGPGGGGGRKRKTEDDKAEYEDLMASVGVK, encoded by the exons ATGGCCGCAAAATCGAAACCCTCCAAGATCTCCATTTTCGGGGCCAAAGCTGGATTTCTCATACCCAAGAACAAGCTCCCTGGCTCACTCGTTGCCCGTTCCAGTTCCAACGCGAAGAATGAATCACCtactgcttcttcttcttctgctgcttcCTCCAACTCCAAGTCCAAGGAAGACAACAACAACAACTCTACTCAAAGAAACACTAAATGGGGCCCGGATCTCACCCTGGATCCTGCCGTCAGAAAATCCAGAGCTTCGGCCTACCAG AGTCGACTGGAGCAAATTACCAAGGAGCTGATATCGGGATCCCTGGAGATAAGTGAAAATGAAGGCTCGATATCTACTGCAAGGGGCTCAAACTCTGATGGTGCTAACAATGAGAAAGAGAATGTG GGAATGGTTGAGCTCTTGGAACTTGAAAGAAGAGAAATTATTG GTGAAATACTCCATTTAAATCCAGGATATAAGGCTCCTGAAGACTACAAGCCTTTACTCAAGGAAACAAAAATCCCTTTACCT ACAAAAACATATCCAGGGCATAATATAATTGGAGTTCTTATGGGACCTGAGAGCAATGCCCAGAAGCGACTACAGGAA GAAACCGGAGCTAAAATACGAGTATATGGGATTAAGAGAACCAACGGAGAGAAG AGTGAGATTCGCCAAGCAGACATAGGTGAAGTGCAAGGTGCTTATGAAGACCTGTACATAAATGTCTCAGCTGACACTCATGACAAAGTAGATGCTGCGACTGCACTGATTGAGCTGCTTCTTACTCCTGTCTCT ATAAATTCAAGGGCTATTGAAGCAAATGCTACTGTTTCATCAGCAGTTAGCTCAGGCGGTGCAGATTTAGCTGACCTGCGGCAGGTGCAGAACAACAGTTCTCAGCCAGGTTTTCTTCAGTACCAATCACATGATGCTCACTGGCTATCTACTTCCCAAGCCAATGCTCCACCAATTCCTTCCTCTGAGCCTCCGCCGAGTGCATTACCTAACAATTCTTTTCCGCTTCAGCCTCCTGGCGGTTCTTTGAGTACGCTTTCATACACAGGACCACCACCTCTTATGAATATCATGCCAAGAAACCCATTGCCTATTCCTGGACCTCAGCCATTGGTGTCAAACGCTCAACAACCTCCGCTTCAATTCCAAGCAAACCCCTCAATTGGGCCTCCCTTTGGTAGACCCCCTGGAATTGTAAGCCCGCAACTAACTCCATCTTCCACATTGCCGCGGTCTGTTAGACCTCTTCAAACACCCCATGCATCTGGAGGATGGCTAAATTTTTCTTCTGTTCCAGTGCAATCTCAGAGGCCTTCACCAGCTTTTATGCCAGTGAGACCTCCTATTTCCGTGTCTCCTCTTGTTTCAAGTCCACAGCTGGAAGGTGCCGCTGTTCCATCGTTTCCTCGTCAATCAAATATCTCCACGAGCTATGGCACTCAGCATCATCCATCAGGCGCAAGCTTTGCACCTTCAGCAACAATGCCTTCCATACCTCCTGGTGCCCCCCAATTGTCACCTCAGGGTCCTTCCTCAATGCCAGTGCTGTCGTCTCCTGCTGGGTTAACAACACAGCCACCTTATCCGCTGCCGATGCAAATGCGTCCTCCCATGGCAACACCTGCTCAAATGAGAGGCCCGCCTTCACCTTTCCCTCAGGCTGGGCCAACTCCTGGCATGCCACCTGCTGGCGGGTTTGGTGTGCCTGGTTCTGGAAACATGACCGCTATGAGGCCACCACGCCCAAGCAGCGGTGATTTTACCTTTCGGCCTCTTGTGTCAGCTTCACCAACACCAGAGCTTGGAGCATCAGGCAGTCAAGTGCCATTATTCCATCCTGGCAACCAGAGACCACCTATGGCGCGAGTTGAAGGTTTCCAAAGGCCTATTGATATGGGTCATCAGGGCCGGGCGTATGCCACTGGTCCACCGCATCCACATCAACATCCACATTCACATGCACACTTTGGTGGTGGAGGCTTCCTCCCAAGGAATCCAGCTGCATCTGCGCTTCAATCGGCAGGGACAAGGGGGTTTGTTGGAGCTTTCCCTCTCCCGCCAGCGGCAGTTGAAGCACAACGGCCGTTTCATGTGTTGGCACAAGCACAACAGAAGCCAATATACGATCCATTTGTGCCGAGTGGTGCAGTAATGTCAGGAGGacctggaggtggaggaggaagaaaaaggaaGACGGAGGATGACAAGGCTGAGTACGAGGATCTCATGGCGTCCGTTGGTGTCAAGTGA